The stretch of DNA ATGTGCTTGGGTATGGTTTATTATTGATTTACATTTTTTCtgtaatttgttgggaaatggcAGTGATGAGCTGTTATATTTATGATAAGActgatatttttgttaattatgtcCGAAATTTTAACTGTATATATAGTAATTGTAGCAGTGCActtaaacattatttattttttataaaaagtaatcaatttataatttaaaaaattataaaaaatagaaataaaaaaaatttataacattgtcaattttttttgtttatattgaaataaaaaaagaaaacacactTGATAGCAATTGAAGTATTTAaaactcttttatattttaaaaaaagaggcATCAACATTTATAGCTTTTGAGCAATATATTTTAAGTGATCTTAACTTTATAAAATCATgatcaatatattttaataactttataaaaacatattattaaCTATGATCAATATATAACAAATACATGAAAGATATTTTAAGTCATGGTAACTTTAATACATGATCAATATATTTAAAACTCTTGCACCAATTGAAGTATTGTATTAACTATGATCAATATTTAAGTgctactttaaaaaaattattattgggCAATTACAATTAGcttgatatgtatgtatgcactttTTTACTCATGGTAACTTtatgtgatcttatgaaaatCTTGCATCTTTTGTAGTAGTGATCATATATTTGTGTggcattattttgtgtagatggatcgtaatCAAAATCAAATGGCAATTGCCGGAGTTgtggcttcagttttagcttttggggctctttggattaaaaaattagaaactaGGAAGAAAATTGCTTCTCGCCCTCGTGAgaatcgagattatgaaagagaaaactatattaatagtattttatatagtggtgaccagcATTGCATTGATATAATAAGGATGAGACCgatttccttttttaatttatgtgataTTCTTAGTACGAATAATTTGTTACAATCGTCTAAATCTGTCGatattagggagcaagtagttatatttttacatataattggtcataatgtaaggtttcaagtgattggatctagatattatagatcaattcAGACAGTTCACCattactttagggttgtattgagagctattttgaaattgtatagactagttattagattacctgatgagtcaactcctagtgaaattagaaacaatccaaggttttatccttattttaaagattgtattggagcattagatggaactcatattcatgcatccgttccacttagcattgaaggaagatttcgtagccgtaaaggggggacgacacaaaatgtattggctgccattacatttgatttgaaatttgcctatgttctagctggttgggaaggtagtgcacatgattctcgtatcttaagtgatgcactttcacgcccaagaggattaagaattccAGAAGGTAATATTTATCACAAATAGTTCCAATAAGCTCATAGTTTATCAGTATTAATTACGTAttgtaaaattgtaggtaaatattatcttgctgatgctAGATATGGCATCCGAATTGGATGTATTACCCCATATCGTGGTGTctgatatcatttaaaagagtttggTGCTGAAGGGCctgaaaatgcaaaggaactctttaatcttcgaCATTCATCATTACGGATCACTGTTGaacgtgtttttgggattttaaagaaacggtttcgtgtattagatgctgaaccattttggaattttcaaactcaagtagatatagttttggcttgttgtatcattcataatcatataatgggagttgatcctagtgatttacttaatcaaggattatacgagGAGTCTGAGTTTGATTCGATAATACAAACTCTCACGGAGCAAGAAGAAAGACAAGAAGCAAGAGAATGGCCTGCTAAGAGAGATGAGATTGCAGAAACTATGTGGACTGATTACatggctagaaatattaggtagaTTTAGGCTTAGGGTTAttatttctatgttatgtatgttttagactgatgttttttttttgtaaatgttgGTTGGATAATAACATTGTCAGATTTTAGATTGTTGGATTTTGAtatatgtcttgaattggttagatattgattatgttttaacattgttggatattgaattgattattatgttttaagcttgttggatattgaaattattgataatgacaattatttaatgtagaatgggtaagggcaacaaagaagggatctccaagcaattcaggtggacaaaaccgatggaacatgttttccttgaaattctagcagaggaggcacgaaaaggaaataagccttctaatacTTTCAAATCAGTTTCTAATAATCGAGTTGCCGACGCCATTTCTTCTAGATTCCAAGTCCAATGCGATACAAAGCACGTGGAAAATCATTTAAGGACAGTAAAAAACCAGTGGCAGattatatgcaaaattcgaggtgaaagtggttttggatgggatgataacatgaaaatgatcacatgtgatagagcgacataCGATGCAacagtgatggtaatatatgtatatatatgttaagtatatttcaattgttttttacttgttattctaattgtgtataatatccaacaggcacacaagaagtatgaaccatttttgaataaaagcattgatcattatgatgaaatggctgtggttgttggcaaagatatggcaacagggagttttgccagaacatttgctgacatagatttggatgatgatAATGAAGATTCAATGCCTGTAGACTGCGACAATGAAGAGGctgaagaggtaagaacaaatgtatcttcatctggcacatccaaacgtaaaagaaaaagtgGTCAAGAAAGTctcgttgatgaacaaattaaatttgtgggtgagCAACTTGGcgaaattgctaatgctttgaaaCAATTTACTGCCGACAATACAGCACAGCTTTATGAAcaagtgatgtcgatggaggaagaaggatttgatgatgacttcttGTGTTCTGTGTGTGATTATCTAGGGAGTCATGAATCAGAAGCCaaaatgtttttagttaaaagtaagaagcatagaaaaatttggcttcaaaaattttctcagcgttgaagatattgatacttttatgtggtgtaatattatgcacttcgacaatgttgttactatgtggtgtactactaattatgtatttggataatattatttctagtactcattatggtttcgaagcaatttataattattcaatattctTACTAGTACTCATTATggataatattttttcaatttataacgatcaatattgtagcttattattgagtattattataaataaatcattgcaatatatgtaaaaacaatttaaaatataaaaatttattaatatatattaatatatgtaaaaaacaacttttccggaaaatattttcaggaaatctgtcaaacagcagaaaatattttacacagattcaatcaaacaccagaaaatattttccagtaagtcattttacagaaaagtaaaatattttccagaattcattttacggaaaacattttacagccaatcaaacagaccctaaattaaaaaatatttaaaaattcataattcgataaaaaataatttttaaaaaatataaattaaaaattaaaaaatctaaagtTTAAAATTCATAAGAATTCATGTAattgaatttttgtaattttttaactttctctCCCCCTAAGCACTAATTTTCTCATTCACTTTCTTCCATTTTTGACTTTTGGAGGATAGAAAATACTTTCTCAAACACTAAGTTTCATTTTAGAAGACAGAGGTCATTTTCGTTttcttggaaaataaaaaatatgaaggaaaaaaaaacgtgtttgattaaaatgatttttgaaaaataaaaatatgtaaaaattagaaaataataaaagttcttttcattattttactaaattttttttgtaaaactaaaaatgataaaaatagtttttaaaatgTTTCGtaaaactcatataaacataaaaatattttttcattaaattttcaaatatcaattATGGTACATTGATTTGAATTCAtataaatgtttttattattgaaaacaaatttttattcttGTTTATCAAACTAGAAGTGTCTAGGCcataacaaaattttaggcccatttggTATGTCTGAGCTTGAAtaaaaaaatgggcctaaaattttgtccaagctcaGATCGGATCAAAATGCTAAAACTTGGGCTTAGCCCTGCtcgcccatattaaattttttatataaaaataagaaatataatcatatactaaaaatgttaaaataaatgtttcctaataaattgaaaataaatttaaaaaatctttatacttaaataatactaagataggtgcaatttaacaagcaaatgcctttaaaataatattaaaattaacaataaaataagaattatacaatatccaaataataacaacaaaatagtagtaacataattgtgaaatgacaacaaaacagtaaaaaatagcagcaaaacaataacaaaacaacagttttttttttcgttttgcaAAATTCGGGCCAATCCCAAGACTAAAAAAAACTTACCCGAGGCCCTACatattttctaaacgggccttttttcccaagcttttttttttggactatatttttactaaaacacTCCCACTCTTCGAGCGGACCATTTAACTCGACCCATGAACAGGCCTacattaaacttattttttaattttcaaaaaataaaatttataaattatttctgAAATTAAGAATGTATATATTTCAAAAGCTAAATTGTTTGAGAATCATAATTATCAGCCAACATTTCTTTTCCATAATTTtccatttctctctttttatcTATTTCTCaatagaaaagggaaaaaaaaaatcaaaatttttacttTAACTGCTACACGAATATTAAATGGTTTCTCTTAGTAGGAAAACAGATTTTGGGAAATCTTttctttagcaaaaattttaattttatagtgTGTttcaataaaaaaggaaaaaagccATATGTGtatgatattattttttgtttttcaactTTGACATTCTAATTAATTACGTGCTTGATAAAATATAATGAAGAAATTACAAACtttataacattttattaaaaaaattgactagaattatatacattaaatatataaaattaacttGCTATAAGCTACCTTATCCCACTAACCTTAACTTAGAATTAAAAAGTCAACCTTAAATCTATCAAATAATTtatctataaaaattatattatatttttcatttaattattctATGGCTTTAAATACTCCAAAAGAGCAAAATCCTCTGTTTACTTTGGCTCTGAAAAAAGTTTGATGTCGTGGAGAAACGATAATAACTAAAAGCAAAATAAAGGAAAGGAATGTTTATCTGCAGCTGACGGAAATCAACAAAGCTAAAAAGCACAGAGAAGAAAGGAGCAGAGATGGGAGGAGTAACGTCTTCAATGGCGGCAAAGTTTGCTTTTTTCCCACCAAACCCACCTTCCTACAAGGTTGTAACGGATGATTTAACTGGTCTTTTGCTTCTAACTCCTTTTCCTCATAGAGAAAACGTTGAGGTTCTTAAGCTTCCAACTCGGCGTGGCACCGAGATTGTAGCTATTTACATCAGGCATCCTATGGCTACTTCGACTTTGCTTTACTCTCATGGTAACGCTACCGATCTGGGTCAGATGTATGAGCTTTTCATCGAATTGAGCATCCACTTGAGGGTCAATCTAATGGGGTATACTCTGTTTCCAGctgtttttttccctttttttgctGATTCTTCTCGTGTAAAAAGCTTGCAACTCTTCTTTCTTATTTGGTGTGTGGTGTGTACTGATTTTTCTCAAGTGTGAGACCTTTTGTTGTTTCCTTGATGTTTTTTATGGTTCTTGGCACCTGGGTTTCTATTTAGTTCTTGAATTCATTGAATCGACTAGAAATGGAGATTTCTATGTGAAAGGAGCTTTGAGTGGGTGATATTAGATGGAAAATTTAGATATGTTTGGTGGTATGCAAACTTTATTGGCTATTTGGTTCCTTTAACAGTGTGATTTAATTTGGAAAGGAGCTGAACGATCTTCTTCTGGGAGATGATGTTGCTAGATATTAAACATGGAAATCAGTTTATGGGTTTGCATTGCTTTTATGTTAGCTTAGATGAAATCAGACGGATTATAGCTTATCTTGCTGTTAGTCTTGTTCGTCTTGATACTTTATAGTTAATTACCATTACATTGCCACTATGTTACAACGATTATGCTCAAATTTTTCTATGTTGTTTTCAAGGACTGTATGCCAATACCATATCTGAATATGTGTTGAGTACATTTACTTTTGTAAAAAAGTAAAGAATCTGGATAACCAAGAATTGCTAGTTTAACCTGGTAAATTGGTCTTCATTGGCTAGCAATTAAggtttcatcattttcattttgcCTTAAGGGAATATTTTACCGTCTGGTGCAAGAAGCTATCACCATGCCAAAGGGAGAAATGATGGATTTGTTTGTTCATGCCTCTAGGAATTATGATTGATGTCTTGGAATGACCTTTTTGTGCATGTTTCTTATCCGTTGAAGAAACTTCAGTTTAGCAACTCCTTAAATAAGCTAATGTTGTATAGGTTTCTAATAGATTTTCTGTGATATTCTGCAGCTATGACTATTCTGGATACGGGCAATCTTCTGGAAAGgtatataaaataaacatattgttttgaaaggaaaggaaaattaAAGTTATCTCTCTGTAAAAGATATGTTTATTATCTCTAAGGTGATAGGATTATATAAAGCTCTTTCTTACTTTTATCTTTTTACAGCCAAGTGAGCAGAGCACATATGCAGATATTGAAGCTGCATATAAATGTCTTGAAGAGAGCTATGGTACAAAACAGGAAGATATCATCCTCTATGGTCAATCTGTTGGTAGTGGCCCCACTTTGGATCTAGCAGCTCGACTGCCTCGGTTAAGAGCTGTTGTTTTGCACAGTCCCATACTTTCTGGTTTAAGAGTAATGTATCCTGTAAAGCGTACATATTGGTTTGACATTTATAAGGTAACAGAAAGCTGTATAAGTTTGCTTCTCCAGATTATTCTGCTAATAAGgatttatttatgtgaatattgcAAAAATAATGTGTTCTTTTTTGGGCTGTTTGTTTGCAGAATATTGATAAAATTCCACTTGTCAATTGTCCGGTTCTTATCATTCATGTAAGTTTCTGTAATCCTGACAGTCTATAAGActtcatatattataaatttcataAGCCTACCACATGCAGACATATCTCTTTATGTTTGAGCCATTATGTTACTTATATTGTTCTTATCTTTTTTACATTTAATTCTTCATAATTATAATGGAACTTAAAgaattctaatttttcttttctttcttcaaagTCCAAAATTACTTTTGAACTTTTTTAGGTTGAAACTTGAAAGGATACCCCTATTATTGAAAGATGACATACTAAAGCAACACTCAACATTTTCTTCATATGAtatcttgaattttaattttttcccctACATTTTCCTTTGATATGTTTGTTGTAATAACTTATCTGTTCTTACCCAAAGTTCCCTGGATCCACTTTCATTGGATGATGAATTGATGATCAGAGCTTTTGGCCTGCAGTCTGAATGAAAATATTGGCGCGGGGGGCTATCAATGAATTTTGTAGACCTTTCTACAGTTTTGATTCACATAAAGTCATATCTGATCATTGATTTTGTCATGTTTAGTGCTACGGTGTTTCTCTTGAaggtccaattctttcagtcAAGTCTGACAAAATATAGATCTGCATTGAACTTTGGCCCATGCAGTGTCTCAAGTACAAACAAAAAGATAGCTGTCTTGGCAATGGGTAAATAATTGCAAGTTTTGGAGGATTGGCATTCCAGACAAAGTAAATTAATTGGAGTCCATAGAATTAAGAGTTCTTGCAACTTAAACACCCTTTCATCTTCTCTACTGAGGTGTAAATTAAGAAGTAAGAGGATCATGATTGAACCATTGTTTTCTTTATGATTTACCATCATTTTGTTATTAGTTTATTCTTCAGATAGTCAACAAATAACTATAGGAAACGATGAAGATTCCACACCCTTGTTTTGCTACCtagaaagaattaaaaatatcaatCTCTGTTAATTTACTTTTATGAGGACAAATAAATTGGCTACTTTTAGAACAGATTATCCATATCTAGGGAGGATTGTTGAGCAGTATCTTGAAGTGAAAAGAATGATCTGTATGGACCCCATTGATGGCTAACCCAGATTACTATGCCTGAATTTTGGTTTGGAAACCTTGCCTTAAGTTGACATTGTTGAAAATTTTCTGCATCTCTGCCATATATGGATAATTCCATTAGGCAGTGCGCTGAAATTTAGTTTTCTTGGCTCCTTTTGCTTAGTCAAGTAAATCTTCTGTAGGTTGTATTTAAGGTTAGTTATCCTCATCcttatattcaatttaatgcatGATTCCGGATTatgatcaaaattttcaatttgttggcttCCTTATAATTTCATAGTGcataaaaatatttgatttattttactcAAACTCCAGAGTAAATCCAATACGAGTACGTGTGCTATATTGCTTTTccatatatagagagagagacaTATTCTCATACCTGTGTCAGTATAGTTTATAAGATTTGACTGTCAAGGTTTCCTTTGTATTTGTCTTCATTTATTGAACTAGTAAATGACTACCGCATAGAATATTGTTTGCAAATTACCTCATAGAAGGTGAAAATGATTTCATAGACCACCAGTTATGGCTTTTGAGACCAGTCTGTTTATATCAATGTGCAGGGAACTTCGGATGAAGTTGTTGATTGCTCCCATGGAAAGCAACTCTGGGAACTATGCAAAGAGAAGTATGAACCTCTATGGCTTAAAGGAGGGAACCACTGTGATTTAGAGCAGTACCCTGAGTATATAAGACATCTCAAGAAGTTCATATCAACTGTTGAGAAATCTCCTTCTCAAAGGTACAGTTCTAGGAGAAGCACAGACCAATTTGAGCAGTCTCGGAAAAGTACTGATGCATTTGAGGTTTCAAGGAAGAGTACTGATCGAAGGGAGAAACCAAGGAAGAGCACTGACAGGCCTGAGAAGTTGAAAAACCAGTCTAATAATTTGGATAAGCTAGAAAAGCTAAGAATCTCTTTCGATCAATTGGAAAAGTCTCGAAGGAGTGTGGATTGCCATGAGAAGTCCCGGAAAAACGTTGACCATCAGTTGGAAAGAGCTCGGAAAAGTGTTGATCTGTTGGATAGAATACGAACAGGGTGATGATACTACTTTcgtgtaaagaaaaaaaaactccttGCAAGTGTTTGACATTTCATGTTGTGATGAACTAAATCTGGTTTTGTTCTTTATTAATTCTTATGGCGTCTGAGGCTTTGTATTTGGTTTTCCCAATATCTTTTGATTATACTATGGCATGAAATATGAGTTTGGTGTTTTGCTTGACCTGTGTTTCGGTCGTTGAGATCTCTCTTGCAAACATAAGCTAGTTTTCCTTGGGCTAAAAAAATTGGGAATCAAACTGGTAAAAGCTTTGGTTTTTCGATTCAACAGTAAGCTGATTATTATGCAGGCTACATGGCATTAATCATCTTAAGAGAACAAGCAGCAGTAAAAACCAGATTTGCAACCCTTCGCAAGTGTCAAAAAGTCTTTTAGAGTTAACCCAAAAGCTTCCTACCATCCTAAACTGTAGCAGTCAAACCCATTTTACTTGAAGTGATCTTCTTAGTTACCGAAGCTTTTGATCTTCTCAGTTATGCTTACTGACTGATGAGCAAATGAAGGACGCTACTTGAGGTAGATTTTAGTCTCATCCATGGCAATGTACAGAGTCCTCAGACaggaaaaatgttttttttctcaCTATATATAACTATGGCTGATGGTGGAAGACAACCACTACAGATCTCGTGCACTGTTGCAAACAGAGGAAACAACTCTAACAATCCCCGGTGCCTTAAAACTTCATAGACCTCTCGTACCGTTGTTACCCCCTAAACATAAGAATATAAGTTTGGAATCAACAAACTTAGCATACACTTCTAGTACTGCTAGAGAACTTTAACATTTTGTgcctattgaattttatttttccattattttcaggAGGGGAGTTATTTGTTTAAGGTTTACCTGTAATTTCTGGCCCTGCAGCATCTCAGCCTCAAGCTCATCAAAGGATCTGTGGATAAGAAACAGTAGTGTCACAATTTGCCTTATATCCGGGTTAAGCTTGTGCACCAAATGTTTTAAGGCTAACCTTTTCCCTCCATTCCTAGCAAATGCCTCGGCAACTTTTCTGTTTCTTCCCCCGACTGCAGCAAAGGACAGTTTTGGACTTGAGTATCAAAGTggattaattttttgaatagaaGGTATGAAGATATCTGTTTTCTTACAGCATGTTGTGATAACATCAGCAACTCCACAGCTTTCAAAGAAGGTATCATCCTTAACGGATGAAAATAACAGCTTGCAGAACTCTCTCATCTCTCTCAGACCAAATCTTATAATCGCAGCCTAATAATATGCATGACATGAGAAACTAGACAGCGTGGAAATTGGTAAGATAGATGTTAAAAAACCAGAAGTATGAACCTTCGTGTTATTTCCCATGTCAAGTCCATCCACAAAACCTGTAACATTACAAAGTAGGATCACTGTTAGTTCCTAAGCTACTTACAAAGATGAAAGCAAGATGTTACTGCACTACATACCAGCTGCTATGGCCACAACGTTCTTCAAAGTGCCACATAATTCAACCCCTTCCACATCCTGCACCTGTTCATGAACACAAAAAGCAGAAACGTTTCTTAAAAATGAATTATAGTTTGTTCATTTATGCTCTCATCCTACAAATGATTAGTCATATCACTTTATCCAACTGTTAAGACTAGTTCTTATGGCCACCCAAACCGTAAGTTGTATGCTAACATTGAAATTACTTACAGGAGTAACCATGAAATAAGGGGTAGTAAATAATTGAACCCATTGTTCTGCAATTTCTCTATTGTTTCTATACCCGACTGTTGCTTCACTGAATTTCTCCTCAGCAATCTGTAGACTCAACCAAATACCTTTTAACAAAACCGAAGGCAAAATGTCTGTGTAAGTGGATTTCTTGAGCAAAATTTAAAATCAGCTGATTACCTCATTCGCAAGATTTGCCCCCATCAGAACGGAACAATTGATGCCAAGCTGCTC from Gossypium hirsutum isolate 1008001.06 chromosome D04, Gossypium_hirsutum_v2.1, whole genome shotgun sequence encodes:
- the LOC107926087 gene encoding alpha/beta hydrolase domain-containing protein 17C, which gives rise to MGGVTSSMAAKFAFFPPNPPSYKVVTDDLTGLLLLTPFPHRENVEVLKLPTRRGTEIVAIYIRHPMATSTLLYSHGNATDLGQMYELFIELSIHLRVNLMGYDYSGYGQSSGKPSEQSTYADIEAAYKCLEESYGTKQEDIILYGQSVGSGPTLDLAARLPRLRAVVLHSPILSGLRVMYPVKRTYWFDIYKNIDKIPLVNCPVLIIHGTSDEVVDCSHGKQLWELCKEKYEPLWLKGGNHCDLEQYPEYIRHLKKFISTVEKSPSQRYSSRRSTDQFEQSRKSTDAFEVSRKSTDRREKPRKSTDRPEKLKNQSNNLDKLEKLRISFDQLEKSRRSVDCHEKSRKNVDHQLERARKSVDLLDRIRTG
- the LOC107926086 gene encoding glycerol-3-phosphate dehydrogenase [NAD(+)], yielding MGENATTHHTNSANNGANDNQIGFKSRVSVIGSGSWGSVAAKLVAFNTLNLSSFHDEVKMWVFEETLQSGEKLTDAINRTNENVKYLPGIKLGKNVIADPDLDNAVKDANMLVFVTPHQFIDNICKSLVGKVRSDAEAISLIKGMEVKIEGPCLISTYISEQLGINCSVLMGANLANEIAEEKFSEATVGYRNNREIAEQWVQLFTTPYFMVTPVQDVEGVELCGTLKNVVAIAAGFVDGLDMGNNTKAAIIRFGLREMREFCKLLFSSVKDDTFFESCGVADVITTCFGGRNRKVAEAFARNGGKRSFDELEAEMLQGQKLQGVTTVREVYEVLRHRGLLELFPLFATVHEICSGCLPPSAIVIYSEKKNIFPV